In the Dioscorea cayenensis subsp. rotundata cultivar TDr96_F1 unplaced genomic scaffold, TDr96_F1_v2_PseudoChromosome.rev07_lg8_w22 25.fasta BLBR01001025.1, whole genome shotgun sequence genome, GATAAACATATGAAATAGGAGACACTCTGAAGATGCTCCAATGAGACTTGGTCTTGGCTTTAGCTTGACTTGATTGCTTGGAATTATTGTTGAAGCTCAAGTTTTTGGGCCCTTTGTCATGCTTTCATTGTCATCTTTGCCTTTGTGGAGTCTACTTTAATTTTGAGTTTAGTTTTATTCTAGTGAAACCAATTAACTTGGTGTTTGGTTTGGGTTGCTTCAattcttgttgagttgattaagttttgatttaattaaattaataatatttttttaaaaaaaatttaaccatataaaataatactaattaaaattgtCATCTTTAATTGACtagactaaaaataaaataaaatcttgacTTAGACAATCTCATTCAGAATGGTTGCAATGGTTTTTTTACATGGCATGTGTGCTATTTTGTGGAGTTATAGAAATTGTAGATGATTTATTCAGTTATTCTTGAAGTGCTTTCTAGTATCTAGAATATAAaatcattttagttaaatatttgGCCTTGCGATGTATATATCCCATATTAATCTTACGTCATGTTTTAGCTATCTATAGTTTGGTACTTAAAGAGAAATAGACTAGAAGCTTCAatgtttctttgatatttttctcattaatcTAACATCTTAATTATTACTAATGGTTAAAATTaacatatgtatttatatttgtttcttattttaatttggttatGGTGCATccacttcattaaaaaaaaaaatctgatcataaattaatatcttaatattgGTACTATATTTCttaaattgatatataatacgaataaatatgtttaattgaataaaagttttgatctttttaaaatatattttgttatgaattaaatatttcaagaggaataatagtttatttaattaagaaattaaattacaaaaattgtaGAGGGTTCAATCCTTCGATGCTTAAATTGTGAACATTTAaacttcaaatattaaataagtttaaGTTTAAATTGAAAGTTAATTGAAAAACGACTAATAATTCTGTTGTTGCCGGAATACAACAGTGAATTTGTAGGGGACCTCAAACTTGTAGAACTTCGAACTTGGACTTGGAGATCGAACAAAAGGAGTCggagtctcttccttcttcagatGCCAAGACCTGTAGCAGTGTGGGAAGTGttccccacaaacactccgATGGCTAAGTCAGTAGAGAAACACTTGTCTTCCTTTGCTCCCCTCTTCCTCCCCCCAAAGTCCTCCCCTTACTTAAATGgggaggctatttatagatgtataCTTACAGTTATGTAAGTACTTTACGTGTTCGAGATCGTGGGTGCAAAGGGAGATAGTGGGTGTAATGTGagtagtgggtgtgatgtgagatagtggagtgctacGTGGAtttgaattagtccacatcAAATTCTATAATAACTTAGTGCAAAGTGCAACTGGATGAGAACTCAAAACTTTACTCCCTATGGTCTCTGATTCATATACAAACTAATATTTCCTTTCCTTTATAGTTATATGAcggaaaaaatttatttaaaaaaattattaaattaccaTAATTGATATACAGCTTGTttcatttggaaaaaaataaaataattaaaataaaataataagtttcaTCGGCAGAGCACTGCAAGTACCATTTTTCtgtctttttattatataattttaattataataataagaaaaaattatttattagttcttctaactttttaaatattatttgcaATCCCTCTGACATTTCAATATTCTCTCCAATCCCTCTTTTATTTAGTCCTTATAGCTCACtccatcaatttattttatctaacaaatttaattttgtccCATTTACAAATTATACTTcatgtttattaaatatattttttatttaatatattttttgtttagtatTTACTTGtaaccacataagtttttactcaatatattatatttttgtttaatattttgaaacGAGAAACTAAGGGTTTTCATCTATTTTTCTGACAAAAAGACTTAAAAATAAACggtcataaattttttttttaaatacacaAATACCGAAAGCTTTTTAAATacacaaataacaaaagcttttttttttatcaaaatgaaaaaattgaaagGATAAAATTGGAGAGTGATATAAACAATTTCTCTTGCCTTAAAGCATGCCAGActgatatttaattatttatatacatgtttGTAGTTCCAACCCtaataataattagtattaCAAAGTGTAACAAACTTTTCACAGAAAAcaccctgaaaaactcacaaattaCTCAACACTCAAACCTCAGCTAGAAACCTCTCGAAACACTCCAATCCCTTTTTCGCCGGAACCAtgatctcctcctcctcgtcgTCGTCGTCTCTCGAGATCTCGGCGACGAGCTCATCCCAGCTCGGTGGAAACCCATCAGATCCGACGGCGGCGGGGGCGGAAACGACAGCGTCGAAGACTTCCTGAAGCGCGACGACGCGGCGGGTGGTGGCACGGCGGAGGTCACGCACGGAAGGGTAAAAGCCGGGGATGGAGTCAAGACGGAGGAGCAACGCCATTAGAGCCTCGGCGAGCTTAGCGCGTTCGCGAGGGTCACGGCGTACGGCGTCGACGGTGTCCTGGCGGCGGATCAAGGCTTCGAGGCGGGTGGCGTCAGCGTCGATGGCGAGGATCTTGTGGGTGAGGGATCGGAGGAGGTGGGAGCGGTAGGAGGATTGGATCTTGGAAGCGGCGGCGATGGCGGCGGGGGAGACGACGGGGATCGGAATTGGGGTTAGGGTTTCGTTGGGGGTTTCGATGGGAATTGAGATGATGGTATTGTTGGGATTGTGAggggcattttggtcattttggGTGGAATAGAATGAGGATTCGTAATAGAAAAAGAAGCTCATAGCTTTTGCTTCTTTGTATGTCTCTCGATTTTGGTTCTTATATGCTAAGTGTGAAACTTCGCCATTAGTCCTTGGAATTTTAcagaatgtttatttttgttcttaagttagtaaaattatttttttatccctgaattacatttatatatatatatatatatataatgggcaAGATGAGTTGCTCGATGGGGCAAATAGGAATGGGTCTGCACATATGTGGGGGGAGAAATTACTTGTACATAATTATTACTTACATTTTCTGAAATATCTCAGTATCTGTGATTTGAACTCTCACTTGTGAAAGATTCTAATAGGCcccaagttatatatatatatatatatatataaccaatatTCTGAAACCCGAGTGCAACCAT is a window encoding:
- the LOC120255488 gene encoding BAG family molecular chaperone regulator 5, mitochondrial-like; amino-acid sequence: MSFFFYYESSFYSTQNDQNAPHNPNNTIISIPIETPNETLTPIPIPVVSPAAIAAASKIQSSYRSHLLRSLTHKILAIDADATRLEALIRRQDTVDAVRRDPRERAKLAEALMALLLRLDSIPGFYPSVRDLRRATTRRVVALQEVFDAVVSAPAAVGSDGFPPSWDELVAEISRDDDDEEEEIMVPAKKGLECFERFLAEV